In Campylobacter porcelli, the sequence CCAAAATACTCTCTTGGATAATGCCTGAATCTAGCAATTTACCCCGTAAAGTCCCAGCTAACATACCACTTTGTAATCTTGGAGTTAAGAGTTTATTATTTAAATTTAGCACGATATTTGAGCGATTTCCTTCGCAAAGCTCATCTTTTTCATTTAGATAAAAAATATCAAAAAGCCCATCGCTTATAATTCGCTCATCTCTTAAGGTGGTTTTGTGATACAATAGATCATTTTGAGAGTTTAAACGCCTTTGGCTAATGGCAATTTTATTAGAATTGATGGGTTGGATTTGAGCTTGAGTAAGGCTTAATACTCCATTTTGGCTTAATTTTAATCTCACAAGACTACCGCCACTAGGGCTTAACCCAGCAAAAATCTCTTTAAAATCAGCAATACTCTCAAACCCATTTTTACCACTTACCACGCCGATAATATCGCTTAATTCAATCTTGCTATCATCTTTTTTAAACTCTATATCAAGCTCTTTTGGTATTTTAAAGCCTAGTAATTTAGCACTATTTAAAATTCTCCCCAAATGCCTTTGAAGTAAAAAAATCCCATCATCACGCAAAAGCATAGTCTCAAACAAGTCAAATTCCATCTTAGGGCGTAAAAAGCTACTTTTTAGCTCCAATTCAGCAAATTCATCATCACATTTTGAGTCCCACACCACGCCACTGCCAACGCCATATCTATAATACTTCTCCCCAGCTCTTCTCTCAAGCGTCCTAATTGGAACGCTAAATTCCGCCCTTTTATGGCTAATCACCCCCATCGCACCGCAATAAACCCCACGCTCCCTATCTTCTAAACGCTTTATAATACGCATTGTAGCTAGTTTTGGCGCACCAGTAATTGACCCACAAGGGAAAACCGCATCAAAAATTTCGCTTAAATTTCTTCTTTTAAGCTTAGCTTTGAGCGGAGAAATAGCTTGGAATAAGCTCTTTAATTTGATGATTTTCATCGGTTTTTTCACTCGTAAAGAGCCAATTTTGATAATTTTACTCATATCATTTCGCAACAAATCAACTATCATCAAATTTTCACTTCTATTTTTTGGATCATTTCTAAGCTTATTTTTTAAAGCCTTGTCTTCGGCTCTATTTCTGCCTCGCTTTATCGTGCCTTTCATAGGTGCGAAGGTGATTTTCTTGCCTTTTAATTTAAAAAATAGCTCTGGCGAAAATGATATTATCTCACAAAATTCACTCTTAAAATATCCTAAATATTTACTCTTTTGCCTACTTAAAAGACTAGAGATAATCTCCTTGCTACTTGATTTGCTAAATAGCTTTAATTGGCTTGTGAAATTTATCTGATAACTATTGCCACTAGCTAACTCATCTTTTATCTGTTTAAAACAAGAGCTATAATTATCATAGTCTAAACCTTCTAGAATTTGCGGATAAAAAAATGGCTTAAATACTGAAAATTCCTGCGTATCATCAAGCTTAAATTCGCTTTTATTTACATACCCTTTAAAGTGCGCTACTGGATAGCTTGAGCTATTATCATAAAGCTCATAAACCACATATCCTACAAAATATAGATTTTTTGCCTTTTGCATAGATTTTAAAGCAAGGTCAAACTCATCTTTATTAAAGCAGATAAATTCGCTTTTTAAATCATCATATATATATTTACCAAAAATACTAAAATCACTCATATATTTCTCTTTATAATTTAAAAAATTTTAGCCAAAAATTTATAATTTTTAGATAATATAGCTCAAATTTAAAAGGACTAAAAATGGATGAAAAAATTTTAGAAAAGCTACAAAGCGTAATCTACCCAGGCTTTAAAAAAAGCATTGTGGAATTTGGCTTTGTCAAAGCAACAAGCCCAAAAATCATAGTCGAAATCACCTCAGCCAAGCCTGAAGTCGCCACCACAATCAAAAGCGAGATTGAAAAGCTAAATTTAGGCAAAGAAATAGAGATAATCGCCCCAAAACCACAAACCCAAAAATCAAACTCACAAAGCGGTAAAAATATCGCTCCGCAAATTAAGAATTTTGTGATGGTAAGTAGCGGTAAAGGCGGCGTAGGCAAATCCACAACTACCTTAAATTTAGCCATTAGTCTAGCTAAACAAGGCAAGAAAGTGGGGCTTTTAGATGCTGATATTTATGGTCCAAATATCCCAAGAATGTTAGGAGTTCAAGGCAAACAACCAGAGGTCATCGGACAAAAATTAAAGCCACTTCAAACTCATGGAATTGAGATGATGAGTATGGGTCTTTTGATAGAAGATGGTCAAGGGCTTATGTGGCGTGGAGCTATGATTATGAAAGCCATAACTCAGCTTTTAAATGAGGTTGAGTGGGGAGAGCTAGATGTGCTGCTTCTTGATATGCCTCCAGGAACTGGCGATGCACAAATCACTCTAGCTCAAAGCGTCCCAGTTACAGCTGGAATTTGCGTTACTACCCCGCAAACAGTAGCACTAGATGATTCAGCTAGAAGTCTTGATATGTTTGAAAAGCTTCATATCCCAGTAGCTGGAGTGATAGAGAATATGAGTGGATTTATCTGCCCTGATAATGGCAAAGAGTATGATATATTTGGCAAGGGTGGAGCTGATGCGTTAGCTAGTGAGTATGATACTGCGATACTAGCTCAAATTCCTATAGAGCCATCAGTAAGGATAGGTGGAGATAGTGGAAGACCAGTTAGCTTTTATGAGCCAAATTCAATTAGTGCTAAAAGATATAAAGAGGCCGCTACAAAGCTATGGGAAATCATAGAAGATATAAACGCAAATGGTGGTGCTGATAACTCAGCCATTCAGCCTGATATGAGTAGATCAGCTTGTCATTAATCAAATTTGAAAGGATAAAAATGAAATATAAAGAGATCACAAGTAAGAGCATTGCTGAGCTTATGGAGAGCTTTTATGAAGCTATAAGAGAGGATAAAAGCGGTCTTGGCGATATTTTTAATAACAAAATTGGCACGAGTGAAGAGGAGTGGGACGCTCATAAGGCTAAGATTGGCGAATTTTGGAAGGGTATGCTAATTGGGGAGAGCAATTTTAGAGGCAATCCTATGCAAGCCCATATGAATCTTGATCCATTTCCGCCTGAATATTTTGATAATTGGCTAGGTCTATTTAAAGAGAGTTTAGATAGCATTTATGAGCCACAAATTGCCGATATGATACTAATGAGAGCGCAAATGATAGCAAATAGATTTAAATCCATCTTATACGCTTCATAATAAAGCCCACTTTCAAAAGTGGGTAATCCTGATAAATCCGCTAAATAATAAATTAAATTTATAAAAATTGATAGAATATAAATTAATTAAATTAAATTTATATATAATGCTTTTTAACTTAAATTTTAATAGGAAAATTTGGCGAAATTTATATTTCTTTAAGTAAAAAAATATATAATTTTGCAATTTAATTTTAGAAAGGACTAGACTTTATGCAAAATTTCGTCGCAAGTTTATTTGAACTGTGTCAAATGTGCGTGATGCGTAGCTCATAAGTCTAGTGGTGGCTCACGCTTCCTTAGGCTTAGGCAGATAAGGAAGCGAAGGTTAAGCCACAATTTCTTAACTTTTAACAGAATTTTAAATCTTCCTTATCTTTTCGTTTTGTTTTTGTCTTTGACATTTAGCCCATAGGCACTTAGCCTAGCATACGAAAAGGGAAATTATGACTTTTATAAATTTATTTCAAACCACGCTGAAAATTAGCACTCATATAACTCTTCAAGGAGTTAAAAATGGGTAAAAAACAAATTCATTTTAACGCTTTTGAGATGAACTGCATTACGCATTTAAGTCCTGGGCTTTGGAGGTATCCTGGAGATGAGGCGTTAAAATATAAAGATATAGAGTATTGGCAAAATATAGCCAAAATCGCAGAAAAAGGATTATTTGATGCTATTTTTATAGCTGATGTTTTGGGCGTGTATGATGTGTATAATTCAGATAACCAAGCCGCATTAAGAGGAGCGGTGCAAACGCCTGTAAATGACCCTATACAACTTGCAGCTATCGGTGCGGCCGTAACGCAAAATTTAGGCTTTGGTATCACAGCTGGAGTGCCATTTGAGCAGCCATTTCCATTTGCTAGAAGGCTTAGCACACTAGATCACCTAACAAAAGGGCGAGTAGGCTGGAATATCGTAACAGGCTATCTACCAAGCGCTAATGCCAATATCGGTCAAAAAGAGCTACCACACGATGAGAGATATACTCAAGCTGATGAGTATATGGAGGTTGTATATAAGCTTTTAGAAGGTAGCTGGGAAGATGATGCTGTAATTTTAGATAAGAAGACAGGAGCTTTTGCCGACCCTAATAAAATTCACCCCATCAATCACAAAGGACAATACTACGAAGTTCCAGGCATTCACATCTGTGAGCCTAGCATTCAAAGGACGCCTGTATTATTCCAAGCTGGAAATTCGCCTAGAGGATTAGAATTTGCAGCTAAACATGCTGAGGCTATATTTATCGCACCAATAGCTAAAGCTTATACTAAAGACGCTGTAAAACAAGTAAGACAAGCTCTAATCAAAGCCGGTAGAGATCCATATAGTGCGAAAATTTATGTTCTAGCGACCATTATCACAGACAAAACGCAAAAATTAGCCCAAGCAAAATATAATGATCTTTTAAGCTATGTAAGCGAAGAGGGCTCTTTGGTGCTTAACTCTGGTTGGCTAGGTGAGAATTTAGGCAAATACGCTCTTGATGATCTGCTTAGCAATATCAAATCAAATGCGATGTTAGGCAAGGTTGAGGAATATGCAAATAGCAAAACAGATAATGGTAAGCAGTGGAGCCTAAGAGAGCTTATCAAAGTTGCTGGGATTGGAGCCTTGGGTCAAAAGATAGTTGGCGGAGCAAAGGAGGTTTGCGATGAGCTTGAAAAATTGGTTGAGCATTCAGACGCTGATGGGTTTAATCTAGCTTATGCTACTACGCCTGGGACTTTTGAAGATGTCGTGGAGTTTATCGTGCCTGAACTACAAAAAAGAGGCTCATATCAGCTAGAGTATCAAAGTGGTAGCTTAAGAAATAAGCTTTTTGGCAAAGGCGATAGACTAAGTAGTGATCACATAGGCTCAAAATACCGCTTTAATGGCGAATTTTGGGGCAAATAATAGCTAAATTTGAAGGAGAAAAAAATGCTTTATAATGATTTAAATGATGAAATTTTCATAATACACGAAAATCCCGAATGGATACCACCTTTTAAGGAGGCTTTTGAAAAAGCTGGAGTTAAATTTAACGAAATTCTTTTGACAGATGGGAGCATTGATTTAACTAAAGCTCCACCAAAAGGGGTCTTTTGGAGTAGATTAAGCGCTTCATCGCATACAAGAAATAATCTATACTCAAAAGAGTATGGTAGGGCGATTTTAGCGTGGCTGGAAGCTTATGGTCGCCGCATTATCAATGGCTCTAGCGTGCTTGAGTTTGAAGTAAGCAAGATTAAACAATATCTAGCTTTAGAGAAATTTGGATTTCGTGTGCCAAAGACTATAGCTGTGTTTGGTAAAAATGATTTAATAAATAGGGCTAAGGATTTACAAACCCCTTTTATCACAAAGCACAATCAAGGTGGCAAGGGGCTTGGAGTGCGTCTTTTTGAGAGTTTAGAAGAGTTTGATAGCTATGTAAATTCAGATGAATTCGAGCAAGGTGCTGATGATATAACCTTGCTTCAAGAGTATATCCGCTCCAAAGAGCCATTTATTACTAGAGTTGAGTTTATTGGTGGCAAATTTCACTATGCGGTCAGAGTGGATACTAGCGGTGGGGCTTTTGAGCTTTGTCCGGCTGAGGCGTGTGAGATAGAAAACAGAGCAAAATTACCTCAAATTGCTGGTGGGGCTTGTGATGTTGGCTTTGCGAATAAATTTAGTCTAAGAGAGGATATAACGCATAATTTTCCACTCGTTCAAAAGCTAGAAGAGTTCTTAAAGCTTCATAAAATCGAAGTGGCTGGGGTTGAGTTTATCGAAAATAGCAAGAATGAATTTGTAATTTATGACATAAATACAAACACAAATTACAATAAAGCTGTAGAGCAAAGCAAACGAGCAAAAAATGAGCTTGGTGCTGCTGATAGGATAGTTGAGTTTTTAGAAAGTGAATTTAAAAAGGAGATAAGATGAAATTTGGATATTGGACGCCAGTTTTTGGCTCTTGGCTAAGAAATGTCGATGATGATACAACGGCTTGCTCGTGGGAATATATCAAAAATCTAACCCTAAATGCTGAGAATTTAGGCTACTCCCTTACGCTGGTGCCAGAGCTATATCTAAATGATATAAAAGGGCAAAAAGCCCCCGCTTTAGATGCTTGGGCTATTGCAAATGGCTTAGCGGCGATCACTTCAAAGATTGAAATTCTAGCCGCACTCCGCCCACAATATCATCAAGTGGCCCTTACAGCTAAGAAAATTGCCACTTTAGCCCAAATCTCAAATAATCGCTTTAGCATTAATATGGTATCAGCGTGGTGGGCTGAAGAGGCTAGACAATATGGCATAGACTTTGATAATCACGATGATAGATACGCCTTGACAGAGGAATATACTAATGTTTTGCGTGGATTTTGGAGCAATACGCCATTTAATTTTAAGGGGAAATATTTTGAATTCCAAGACTCATACAATGAGCCAAAGCCTAGCTCTTTGCCTTTGGTTTATGCTGGTGGTGAGAGCGAACAAGGTAGAGCTTCAATCACTCGCTTTGCAGATAAATACCTAATGCACGGCGGAACTCTTGAAGAGATTAGGGCTAAGATAAAGGATATGAATGAAAGAAGAGACAGAGCCAATTTAGAGCCATTTAAGGGCTTTGGAATGGCGGTTTATGTGATCTTAAGAGATAGTGAGACAGAGGCTAAAAAGGAGCTTGAGAGAATTATCAATATAAAAAATTGGAGCGATTATGAGAATTCATATAGCAATTTTACTGGTAATTCAAATTTAGATGTAGAGATCTCCAAAATGGAATATAGCGTATCAAACCGTGGTTTAAGAGCTAATTTGATAGGCACGGCTGAGCAAATCGCTGAAAAATTAAGAGCTTATGAAGAGGCTGGATTAAATCTAGTGATAATCCAATGCGCTAATATGAAAGAGGAGCTTGAGAAAATAGCTAAAGAGCTTATGCCGCTACTTCGCTAAAGCTTTAATCCTTTGCTATTAAGCAAAGGATTACTCATAATTAAACTCAAAATAATTCTTGCTTTGAAAAAACTCAAACATCTGAATAAATCGCTCAAATTCAACTTTTGAACTTGTATAAATGCTATATTTCATTCCAAGATATGAGATGGTATGAGTGCTATCACAAAATCCAGATTTTTGATAGAATTTACTTCGGCGAATTCTTTGATCGATATCATCAGCTTTTGGGTCTAAATACTCTATTTCTAAGACTATTTGATTGAAATTTGAGTTTAGAATATCTAAAATTTTACTACCATAGCTACAGCCTTGAAACTGCGGCCAAATCGCCAAAAATGCTAAATAGCAAAGCTCTTTATATAGATAAAGTGCTGCGTAACCTATGAATTTACCATCATCATAAAAAGCAAAAATTTTCAAATTCTCATCACTAGCCATAATTGGATCTTCTAAATTTATCGGGGCTAATAGCTCATTTTGTGGGAAAACCTCTAAATTTAGCTTTAAAATTTCCTTAAAATCATCACTATTTCTATTAATAATTTTATACTCCAAACTCACTTGCAAATCTCCTTAAAAAGCTCATTTATCGCACTCTGAAGCATATTATATACATTTTGAAAATCCTTAGCACCGCCATAATATGGATCTGGAATTTCAGCCCCATCAAGACCAAATTCCCCCATCAAAGCCAATTTACTGCCAAGATTAAGGCGTGAGATATTAGCATAATTTTGCCTATCCATAGCTATAATCAAATCAAATTTACAATCACTCCTATCAATTTGCCTACCTCTTAGCATAGATATATCTACTCCATTTTGTCTCCCAACCATTATAGAACGACTATCTGGCGGCTCTCCTATATGATAATTACTAGTTCCAGCTGAATCAATCAAAATATCCAAACCACGCTCTTTAGCCACCTTTCGCGCGATGCCTTCAGCCAAAGGTGACCTGCATATATTGCCAAGACATACAAATAAAATTGATTTAACCATATCTTGCCTTATTTTATTATTTACTAATTTTTAATGCCTAATTATTCATTATCTTTTTATTTATTAGATAATTATCTAATCTATCATTATCTAAAACCTCATCAAATTCGCTTTTGCTTCTATACTCTTTTTCTATATTAAACTCCTCTACGCTCTCAAGGAATTTTTTAAAATCAGCGTTTTTAGTGCTTAGCTCATTCATCACAGAATAATCTAAACCTTCTTTGAATTTAGCCCTAGCTAAAATCACACTTTCATCAACATTTTGCGAATTAAGGCTAATAACTCCTATACCAAATGAAAAACTAAGACGCTTGATTAAATCCATAAGCTCCTCATCACTCTCATCGATATCAAGTGCAACAAGATAGCCCTCATTTGCCCAGCTTGAATTACTCACAGCTTGAAAATAATACTCTCTAAAATTACCAACACTAAGATGCTTTTTCATCTCAAAAGCATAAATTTTGATTGGAAGAAAATTAAATTTACCTATAAATTTATTTAACTCTTTTTGGTAATCTCTATATTCAAAACTAACTCCAACTAT encodes:
- a CDS encoding LLM class flavin-dependent oxidoreductase, whose product is MKFGYWTPVFGSWLRNVDDDTTACSWEYIKNLTLNAENLGYSLTLVPELYLNDIKGQKAPALDAWAIANGLAAITSKIEILAALRPQYHQVALTAKKIATLAQISNNRFSINMVSAWWAEEARQYGIDFDNHDDRYALTEEYTNVLRGFWSNTPFNFKGKYFEFQDSYNEPKPSSLPLVYAGGESEQGRASITRFADKYLMHGGTLEEIRAKIKDMNERRDRANLEPFKGFGMAVYVILRDSETEAKKELERIINIKNWSDYENSYSNFTGNSNLDVEISKMEYSVSNRGLRANLIGTAEQIAEKLRAYEEAGLNLVIIQCANMKEELEKIAKELMPLLR
- a CDS encoding group III truncated hemoglobin; its protein translation is MKYKEITSKSIAELMESFYEAIREDKSGLGDIFNNKIGTSEEEWDAHKAKIGEFWKGMLIGESNFRGNPMQAHMNLDPFPPEYFDNWLGLFKESLDSIYEPQIADMILMRAQMIANRFKSILYAS
- a CDS encoding LLM class flavin-dependent oxidoreductase; translation: MGKKQIHFNAFEMNCITHLSPGLWRYPGDEALKYKDIEYWQNIAKIAEKGLFDAIFIADVLGVYDVYNSDNQAALRGAVQTPVNDPIQLAAIGAAVTQNLGFGITAGVPFEQPFPFARRLSTLDHLTKGRVGWNIVTGYLPSANANIGQKELPHDERYTQADEYMEVVYKLLEGSWEDDAVILDKKTGAFADPNKIHPINHKGQYYEVPGIHICEPSIQRTPVLFQAGNSPRGLEFAAKHAEAIFIAPIAKAYTKDAVKQVRQALIKAGRDPYSAKIYVLATIITDKTQKLAQAKYNDLLSYVSEEGSLVLNSGWLGENLGKYALDDLLSNIKSNAMLGKVEEYANSKTDNGKQWSLRELIKVAGIGALGQKIVGGAKEVCDELEKLVEHSDADGFNLAYATTPGTFEDVVEFIVPELQKRGSYQLEYQSGSLRNKLFGKGDRLSSDHIGSKYRFNGEFWGK
- a CDS encoding Mrp/NBP35 family ATP-binding protein — encoded protein: MDEKILEKLQSVIYPGFKKSIVEFGFVKATSPKIIVEITSAKPEVATTIKSEIEKLNLGKEIEIIAPKPQTQKSNSQSGKNIAPQIKNFVMVSSGKGGVGKSTTTLNLAISLAKQGKKVGLLDADIYGPNIPRMLGVQGKQPEVIGQKLKPLQTHGIEMMSMGLLIEDGQGLMWRGAMIMKAITQLLNEVEWGELDVLLLDMPPGTGDAQITLAQSVPVTAGICVTTPQTVALDDSARSLDMFEKLHIPVAGVIENMSGFICPDNGKEYDIFGKGGADALASEYDTAILAQIPIEPSVRIGGDSGRPVSFYEPNSISAKRYKEAATKLWEIIEDINANGGADNSAIQPDMSRSACH
- a CDS encoding low molecular weight protein-tyrosine-phosphatase yields the protein MVKSILFVCLGNICRSPLAEGIARKVAKERGLDILIDSAGTSNYHIGEPPDSRSIMVGRQNGVDISMLRGRQIDRSDCKFDLIIAMDRQNYANISRLNLGSKLALMGEFGLDGAEIPDPYYGGAKDFQNVYNMLQSAINELFKEICK
- a CDS encoding ATP-grasp domain-containing protein, which gives rise to MLYNDLNDEIFIIHENPEWIPPFKEAFEKAGVKFNEILLTDGSIDLTKAPPKGVFWSRLSASSHTRNNLYSKEYGRAILAWLEAYGRRIINGSSVLEFEVSKIKQYLALEKFGFRVPKTIAVFGKNDLINRAKDLQTPFITKHNQGGKGLGVRLFESLEEFDSYVNSDEFEQGADDITLLQEYIRSKEPFITRVEFIGGKFHYAVRVDTSGGAFELCPAEACEIENRAKLPQIAGGACDVGFANKFSLREDITHNFPLVQKLEEFLKLHKIEVAGVEFIENSKNEFVIYDINTNTNYNKAVEQSKRAKNELGAADRIVEFLESEFKKEIR
- a CDS encoding GNAT family N-acetyltransferase; protein product: MEYKIINRNSDDFKEILKLNLEVFPQNELLAPINLEDPIMASDENLKIFAFYDDGKFIGYAALYLYKELCYLAFLAIWPQFQGCSYGSKILDILNSNFNQIVLEIEYLDPKADDIDQRIRRSKFYQKSGFCDSTHTISYLGMKYSIYTSSKVEFERFIQMFEFFQSKNYFEFNYE
- a CDS encoding bifunctional chorismate-binding protein/class IV aminotransferase — protein: MSDFSIFGKYIYDDLKSEFICFNKDEFDLALKSMQKAKNLYFVGYVVYELYDNSSSYPVAHFKGYVNKSEFKLDDTQEFSVFKPFFYPQILEGLDYDNYSSCFKQIKDELASGNSYQINFTSQLKLFSKSSSKEIISSLLSRQKSKYLGYFKSEFCEIISFSPELFFKLKGKKITFAPMKGTIKRGRNRAEDKALKNKLRNDPKNRSENLMIVDLLRNDMSKIIKIGSLRVKKPMKIIKLKSLFQAISPLKAKLKRRNLSEIFDAVFPCGSITGAPKLATMRIIKRLEDRERGVYCGAMGVISHKRAEFSVPIRTLERRAGEKYYRYGVGSGVVWDSKCDDEFAELELKSSFLRPKMEFDLFETMLLRDDGIFLLQRHLGRILNSAKLLGFKIPKELDIEFKKDDSKIELSDIIGVVSGKNGFESIADFKEIFAGLSPSGGSLVRLKLSQNGVLSLTQAQIQPINSNKIAISQRRLNSQNDLLYHKTTLRDERIISDGLFDIFYLNEKDELCEGNRSNIVLNLNNKLLTPRLQSGMLAGTLRGKLLDSGIIQESILGLEDLYNAKEIYAINSLRGAIKVEL
- a CDS encoding HTH domain-containing protein, with protein sequence MARTVIDVAKEVLERKKEALNPNRMYHIANEMGLTKELNLNGKTPWASFVARIYVDIKENSDSIFEVVATKPMLIKLKNQNINLEAQAEKNSVIKEPKTFYNERDLHPLLSRFVSFNENFKAYTKTIYHESSIKTKKGVDKWLYPDIVGVSFEYRDYQKELNKFIGKFNFLPIKIYAFEMKKHLSVGNFREYYFQAVSNSSWANEGYLVALDIDESDEELMDLIKRLSFSFGIGVISLNSQNVDESVILARAKFKEGLDYSVMNELSTKNADFKKFLESVEEFNIEKEYRSKSEFDEVLDNDRLDNYLINKKIMNN